In Schaalia sp. JY-X169, the following are encoded in one genomic region:
- the gatC gene encoding Asp-tRNA(Asn)/Glu-tRNA(Gln) amidotransferase subunit GatC translates to MAEKTVTRDEVAELADLACIALSDEEIAQLALDLTAITQVIDSVAAAVPGNTPQTGHPIPLSNVMRPDVVGHTLDREVLLSQAPAASEGMFEVPRILEED, encoded by the coding sequence ATGGCAGAAAAGACAGTCACAAGAGACGAGGTGGCGGAGCTCGCCGACCTCGCCTGCATCGCTCTTTCCGATGAAGAAATTGCACAACTAGCACTCGACCTAACCGCGATCACCCAGGTGATCGACTCGGTTGCGGCAGCCGTTCCAGGCAATACACCGCAGACTGGTCACCCGATTCCCCTATCCAACGTGATGCGCCCCGACGTTGTGGGGCACACTTTGGATCGCGAGGTGCTGCTTTCGCAGGCACCGGCCGCTTCTGAGGGAATGTTTGAAGTGCCGCGGATTCTGGAGGAAGACTGA